The Vulpes vulpes isolate BD-2025 chromosome 1, VulVul3, whole genome shotgun sequence genome contains the following window.
AATCACTCCCCCTCATGCCAGCTCTCCCTGTTGGCCTTTTTTCCCATAGACCTTACTACCTTCTAacatattttacaatttattgttacattttattaGTCATCTTCTCTGCCACCTCTCACTATAATGTTAATTCTGTTCACCCAGGATTCCCAGGCACATACCATAGTGACTGGCGCATAGGAGGCACTCAATATCTGTTGACTTGAATTATTAGTCTTGATGTATATATAGAAGAAGGGTCCTGGGTTACAAGTGGATTACAAGATGTTGCTCTCCACCAGGATGCATCGAGCACCCAAGAGGAAGGAGCTGAAGCTAGATGCCCGTGGAATTGTCAGCTTTGGGGAACTTAGGCAAAACGATCTCAAAGAGCAGGAAGAGGTTTCTGCAAACCCTGAACTAAACTGCCTATAACAGCGTCATAATTCTTGTTTCTATCATTCTTGTATTCTCCATATTCCTGTACATTTGTGTTCCCTCGGGAAATCTTTTTGAAACATTCCCGTTCCCAATAAGAGACCAGTGATGACCATCATTCTTTAATCATCTAAGTACTGTTTGGAGTAAACGGTAGAGTTGTAGTTCCATTAGGTGATCCAATAGGCAGGAAAGTCCGGAAACCCTGCCTTGGTCGGTTCCCGGCCGAGAAACCTACCTGAAGTAATTTAAGCAAAAATGGGAAAGTTCTTCGCCAGTGGAATGCAGCCGAGCCTAAGCACAGGCTTGGATATGGTTGTGGGCATCAGAAATTAGAACTAGGAACCGAGCTGCTTCCAGCTCTTCTCCTTCGGCGTTAACTTTACCTTTTCAAACAACAGATTGGAAGCGGCAACCCCGCGAGTCGGAGCCGGCGCGGGAGCAGGAGTCCCGGCGGCGGGAGCAGGCCTGGCGCCGCCGGCCGCAGTGGACCACAAGCCTCCACCGCCGCGGGAGCCGCCGCGCGCCTACAGCCTGGAGGCGGGCCTGGGCCACTCggcgggcggggccgcgcggctacagggacacagggacatcctcccacctccccagggtGTGCAACAGCCAGGGCCCAAGTATCACCAGGTACCCTGCCAGTTCCATTGTTGTCGTTGGAGGCTGCCCGGTCTGCAGAGTCAGGCTTGGCAGGACTCCTTCACCTCCCCGGACATCTTCGGGGCCATCATCTGGTTCCTACTGGGGTTCATCTGCTGTTTTGCCTTGAGGAGCGAAGATGCCCCAACTGTGTAGCAAACGTTACTCAAAGAGAACAATACACCTGGTTTTCCTACGTCcagctatctttttctttttaagattttttttattcatgagagagaaatgTAAGTGTCaagagagagaaatgtaaatgtcGTATAGCATAGCTTTCTTTGAGTTTTCAGGACTGTTGTAAAGTGAGGTGGGAGAGATTTGGTGTGTGTGAGCTGAGATTTAGGGGGCTCAAGGGTCACAGACCGTGGAGACGCAGCAGCACTGCTCCCAGGGTTAATAACAACACAGTAaagcattgcttttattttttgcagtCTTCACTTTGAGAATGCtgagaaatgttttgaaaaacattattcataccactgtaaaaaaaaaaaaaaaaacaacaccaggGAACTGTTAGTTGCCAACTCAATACTGTTTCCCCTACTTATTATATAGAATTCCAATTGCATTTGGCAATCTGTACAGCTGAGACATTTCCTGGCCTCTCTGAAACCAGGCATGATCATGGGACAAAGCTCTAGCCAAAGACATCTAAGCTGAGGTCTTTGGAGCTTCTAAAGCTCTTTTTAAAGAGCTCACCTATTAGTGTGTGCTCTTTCACCAACCCTTCTTCTAACAGGGCAACAAAGAAAATGGGCTGGAGCTGCAGCAGTCATCTCACAGGAATGAAAACCACACCCTAAGGAGAACTGAAAGACAGAAGCACCTACCCTGCGGAGCAAATCATGAGCTTGCCCTACCAGCCCTGACCGGCTCATAGTCCCTGCTGTGTCAAGTTGATAGGGATAGGAAATGAAGACATAGCTCCTTTTCCCAGAGAGCTCACAACAGAAGCAGCTAACTTTTATTGCACACTTGGTATGTATTAGAAATCATTCTTAGTGCTTTCCATGAATTAGGATAAAAACATGTGCATggagtattattccatttacacGGAGGAGGATATATGCTTAGCAAGGTTAGCTACCCACGGTAATCCAAGGCTTGAAGCTGGGCCTTCTATCATTTGTATGATTAACTACAATGCTATACTGGTTCCCAGTCTTATCGGTTATAATTCAAATTTGAATTCAAATCCAAAGGGATGAAACTCTTGATGAAGAGAACATAGGGAGCAAAGGGGAGAAAGTCAGTTTCCAGCAGAATTTTGGGCACTTATCAGCAGTGTCAAAAATGAGGATGAATGCGCCGAGAAGCAGAGCAATATGGTGGTTGATTAGAATGCTGAGCTGGGATCTTGGCATTAAGTGGACGAGACAGATGTTAAATAGGTAGGTAGATGATGAATTATAGCAATCAATGTGAAACTGAGTAATGGAACTGGAGACTATACTCATTACTCTTCCAATAAGCTTAACTGTCCAGGGGAGATGGAAGTCTGTAGAGGATTCATATTTGCATATGTTGCTATTAATAGTGTATTGAAGCTATCCCAGTCAACATTTAATCAAACAATATAAGATACGTATACTGGAAAGACCAGATAAAACTGGATTTGATACCTTGTGCTGTCACTTATTTGTAGCTTTGTGTAAATTGCATGCCTTCTTTGAGCTTGTTCCTTCATCTGTAGTTTATATACAACAGCTACAGACTACAAGTGTAATTTTGAGCATAGTACTAATTATAACAACATTTCCACTTAGATATATCTCCTACGGTATTTATATTAATGGGATAACACATCATCACAGAATTCCTTCTATTTAGTAACAAATACTAATCTCTAAGAGATCATATTGCATGATAAAGATAAAGAAGACTTGAATGCAGGTTTTGTTTTCTGACCACCACATTTTCAACACTTTTTATGGACTCTGTTCTATGGACTTTTGGTTAGTCTTTGAAATGTATCAGTAATTATAACAGCATTCTTACTAAATGCTAAGTATAGGAGATATTTTCACAGGACTGGTCCAGCAACCCTTACTCTGGGATCTTGCCCCTTGACCCCTCCCTATCTCCACCCTTGGTTGCAGTAGACTTTTAAAGGGCAAATACTTAaactcagtatttatttttaagaattttcaaGTATCTTAAGGATTTAATCTTTTACTTTACCCAATCTTACCATGATACCCTAGCCTAAACAGAACATTTcacatggaaaaatgttttataaattgtCAGAAATAGTAAAGCACCTCTCACAATATTGAGATGAAGGTTATCAGAggtatcaggtttttttttttttactacacaATTGTCTTTCACATCATGTCATAAAAGCATTTCAAATCACATTTAGGAAAGCTAAATTCTTTGTAAAATGTTGACATATGTAGCTTTTTTAGCTCTAAATCACCAAACTGAACCAAATTCCAGCCCAACTTAAGAACTTTCTCAGCATTTAGAAATGTCTGATACTTTACTCCCTTCCAAAGCAGTGTTCTTGGCTGCTATTAGTAGGAAGATTCAGAAGTTGGGCAGATTCCTGCATTTGGTGGCAGGTTAGATAATGTAGCTACCAAGATCCTTTCCCACCTTTGAGATTCAAGGCTGAGACATCTTTTATTAGGTACCTTTTGTGATAGATTTATACTAGAAGTCTGTTTCAACATGAAGACTATTGGCTTTTTCTAAGTTTATTAATCTGAcagagaacaagcacaagcagggatagtggcagagggaggagaagcaggctcccaaccaaaatgggagctggatgtggggctcaagcccaggaccctgggatcatgacctgagctgaaggcagacacaactgactgagccacccaggcgccccaagacaAAGAATGATAAGCAGcctccatgtccagcacagaaccccaagcagggctcaatctcacaaccctgagtacgtgatctgagctgaaatcaagtcagacacataaccaactaagccacccaggcacccacagaaAGTTTACAAACCTCGACTTATCAATTTCCCCTAGACCAAATTCACCTAGACTCTAAATTTCAGTGTTAAAAATGTACACCTAACAGAGGAGATGACTAATAAGTTTGACTTCTTAAGTTCCTGCAGAAGATAGTTTTCAGAAATGAACGAAGTATTTTAAGGAAAGTTACCCTTTATGTTATAGATTAAAGTGATAGAAGCCCATTGTTAGTGTGAAAGAATGAGTCCTAAATTATTTTATAGCTTCTCTACTAAAGCCTAATCCTAAACTGTGAAACACATCCAATATTTAAACATATGCTAACACAactgagaaaggggaaaaaaagaaacttgaaccCCCGGAGCCAAAAATGACCTGCTTCCACTAACCTCAGGTTCTAGCATATCCCAGGATATAGCACAACAGGGAGGGGAAGGAGTCAAAGAAATATGCTTTCAAGTGTCACGTCATTTAAGACTGAAGACCATCCACTGTATAATTCTGATCTgctctattaatttatttacaaaataaaatttcacaaatatcACAATGGTATTTTATACAACCCTAATGACAAAAGAACCATTTTTTTGCTCCCTACCTAAGATTTACAAGGCTGatcaaaaactgaaattattagtataaaatgataaaatgagacAAATCATGGTAAAGACTGCTTTATTGGTGGCAGTTAGTATtaagtcaataaatattgaatttatcGATTACTGGTCCATAGAGAGCTGAATGAAACAACCAACTGCCTGCTGAGATGAACTGAAGTTAATCCTGCTTCTTGGGAAAAGAAGCCACAGCTAGCTGATACATGGCATATGCtgttcctgaaaaataaaaagaaacaaaaaataaacttataagaAATTCTGATATTTATACGTATAAAACTtgtaagagaagggagaagcaagTCTGGCATTAAGATTActtttatgtgaatataaaaaAGCATTTTGACAGGTGctggcaaaatttaaaatatagtttttaaacacatttaatcTAGTTTTACTATCAGTTAACTTCTACAGAAAGTGTTAGATATAGCACAATAATGTAGTTGTCAACTTAATAAGATgtaagaaatttttaataaagttaaaaataaatataaaggttaTTTCCATACCAATCTAAAACTGCATGTGAAATGCTAAGAATGATCCAAATACTGAAAAAGAGGTCAAGAAATGCAAGCACTCCCTAAAGTATATCATCAATGTAAAACCAAGGAAGAGTGATACatttaaattatcaaatttaatGTAATAGCTAATTAAGTGAAAATTTACTAAAACTAATTACCAGAATACCTAGGAAATAGTCATACCAATCAACACAAATTTAGATCTTAAGAGAGTCCAAAGGTCACTAGTTAGTTGTCTTCATCCATAAGTGCCCCTTCACTGTATACAATCCAAACCAAAAAGGCACTTTGGCATGAGCAGGAGGACTTTGTAATCAGGATTCAAACTGCAGCTTTTCCACATAGAGGCAATATTGTCTCTAATTAAcataatttcttcatctttaaaataaggacACATACAGACTTAATAAAAGGGTTACAGAAATCCCTTTATGTAGCATTCTCATCAATAGGACAAGCACACAGTAATCACTCAAATattgtttctcttcctcccccagagAGCAATCATTAAAATTCTTAACTCTGTTCCTAGTATACCAATTTATGATATTCCATTGCTAATACTGAACAATGGACCTGCCCAATTCAcagaaaaaatatcaaagcacTCTGGGTACAGTAATAAGTGTTGTTCTATAGAGGTTGTGTATAAGTGAAGCACTCCAAATATCCTACCACCAACTGTAAGCATCATAGTGGCTCTATACAGGAGGGCATCAGCTACTCCACCCTTTAGATGCACTGGAATTCCATTATCctcctagattaaaaaaaaataataattaatacacGTGTGATTTGTTTTCAACTAAGTTCAAAAGGCTAATCCACTTATATAAAATTAAGTGCCTCCTTAAACTCCTGGAATTAAAATATTGTAAACACCAAAATTTAAAGACTACAATTTTCCTGATTCTGTCTCTACTTCCACTGAAGTATTAAAATAAGAACTCCTAGAAGTcaatattctttctcttaaaatttaatgAGATCCAATACAGATATTCTTTCCAAGGAATATACAAATGTTAAAGCTGTGAAAATACACTGATGGAGCTCATCaactaaattattaaaaagatcaGTAATCATCACACTTTAGATCTAATCATaagaaagattaatttttttccttaaagaaaaaagggagaaggggTTTTGTTTGTAACCTTAAATTATAACTTTAACCTTTAGCCCAGCACGTGGCAGATGGTATTTAATACATTTGTTAAAtgtaagtatttcatttttacatgtcATACAAACAGCCCCTGACTTATCGGCGGTTCAACTTACGATTTCTCAACTTTACAATGGTGTGAAAGCAATATACATTCAGTAAAAACTGTccttta
Protein-coding sequences here:
- the COX7A2 gene encoding cytochrome c oxidase subunit 7A2, mitochondrial is translated as MLRNLLALRQIAQRTISTASRRQFENKVPEKQKLFQEDNGIPVHLKGGVADALLYRATMMLTVGGTAYAMYQLAVASFPKKQD